A genomic region of Candidatus Aegiribacteria sp. contains the following coding sequences:
- a CDS encoding class I SAM-dependent methyltransferase produces MNRPMPNAAFYIMSSLLRCRDMVRPRNRILDEVNIESGNHVLDFGCGHGSYTFIASESVGDAGKVYAQDAVRLALDMIEKKASKLKLDNISTVCSDCSTGIPDESIDVILFYDVFHLLGDPGAVLKELHRILRPDGTMSFSDHHMSGRDILSGVTESGMFSPSEKGKYTYIFRKC; encoded by the coding sequence ATGAACAGACCGATGCCGAATGCGGCATTCTATATCATGTCGTCTCTTTTGAGATGCAGGGATATGGTTCGCCCCAGAAACAGAATTCTTGACGAAGTTAATATCGAATCCGGGAATCATGTGCTTGATTTCGGATGCGGTCACGGAAGTTATACTTTCATCGCTTCTGAATCAGTCGGGGATGCGGGGAAAGTCTACGCGCAGGATGCAGTCCGGCTCGCTCTTGATATGATAGAGAAGAAAGCATCGAAGCTGAAGCTGGACAACATCAGTACTGTCTGTTCCGACTGCTCAACCGGAATACCAGATGAAAGTATCGATGTCATACTCTTTTACGATGTGTTTCACCTGCTGGGAGATCCGGGAGCGGTTCTTAAAGAATTACACAGGATTCTCAGACCTGATGGTACTATGTCTTTCAGCGATCATCATATGAGCGGTCGGGATATCCTCAGCGGCGTAACCGAGAGTGGCATGTTCAGCCCTTCAGAGAAGGGGAAGTATACGTACATCTTCAGAAAATGCTGA
- a CDS encoding DUF2141 domain-containing protein — MKKVNDRMEMRHDLKAIIAIQGMLLALLLVPVTVFGQDVESESGTEEQTGTIVVTIEDLRNSDGNVRVALWSSEDGFLRDPDSAYRRVMSVIEGETVEFVFADLPFGEYAVSAFHDENGDGKNNRNLFGKPTEGYCISNGVRGGMSGPPGFDDASFILETEEMPVTMEIEY, encoded by the coding sequence ATGAAGAAAGTGAACGATCGAATGGAAATGAGGCATGATTTGAAAGCGATAATTGCAATTCAGGGAATGTTACTGGCTCTCCTTCTTGTACCGGTGACCGTATTCGGTCAGGATGTTGAATCCGAATCCGGCACAGAAGAACAGACCGGAACAATAGTAGTTACCATTGAGGATCTGCGGAACTCCGACGGCAACGTTCGAGTGGCGCTGTGGTCATCAGAAGATGGTTTTTTAAGGGATCCGGACAGTGCTTACAGAAGAGTCATGTCTGTTATTGAAGGGGAAACAGTTGAGTTCGTGTTCGCTGATCTTCCGTTCGGTGAGTACGCGGTATCAGCATTTCATGATGAGAACGGAGACGGGAAGAATAACAGGAACCTGTTCGGAAAACCTACTGAGGGTTACTGTATATCCAATGGTGTCAGAGGTGGAATGTCCGGTCCGCCGGGATTTGATGATGCCAGTTTCATCCTTGAAACGGAAGAAATGCCAGTTACCATGGAAATAGAATACTGA
- a CDS encoding S41 family peptidase codes for MKNSIIRLVACVNCLILFVCCACIVPHKDQPPGAMEGVPSGLYAVTTHVRGIGPFCGSTTALVAAEPAENGFRANSRPRAVGELMGGLPGFFVNLIGDKRVPGGAFLHWSGPAPEAEHVTRGVLESPRVTLHTDFYSYDQPIELRPMDDERLFGLMTIAPASASDFPSTDYPAMVDRIDAILRANLFDPDAYETPETQRFLRQLRAGSGKARDDAEFLMVWMLASRHLKFSHCYVGCKLDPEFENILAEMSSISPLVQGEDKAISVVDDEGIVTLRIACFEGDSYDGIDEAFNDIVERNPRGLIIDLRDNPGGTYISGRVAAHLIESSIDMGVFFDRRARSRVLAGELNDFPTVTSISSEDEFNSLIREHGAFVGTIEPVDPIYDGPVVVLANGSTASACEPLVAGLQEIGRATVIGEQTAAAMLWITEHEINEDWNLWVPTVDYLTGQGVRLDGRGVVPDIKVTSEDASQTALTFLNTLSR; via the coding sequence ATGAAAAACAGCATTATACGACTTGTTGCATGTGTTAACTGCTTGATTCTGTTCGTATGTTGTGCCTGCATTGTTCCTCACAAAGATCAGCCGCCGGGAGCCATGGAGGGTGTTCCAAGCGGTCTGTATGCCGTCACTACTCATGTTCGCGGAATTGGACCGTTTTGCGGTTCAACGACAGCGTTGGTTGCAGCAGAGCCTGCCGAGAACGGCTTCCGGGCCAATAGCCGTCCGCGGGCTGTGGGTGAATTGATGGGTGGTTTGCCTGGTTTTTTCGTCAATCTGATCGGGGACAAGAGAGTTCCGGGAGGGGCTTTTCTGCATTGGTCCGGTCCAGCTCCTGAAGCAGAACATGTGACTCGCGGCGTGCTGGAATCGCCCCGGGTGACTCTGCACACCGACTTCTATTCTTATGATCAGCCGATAGAATTACGTCCAATGGATGATGAGCGGTTGTTTGGTCTTATGACTATCGCGCCGGCAAGCGCAAGCGATTTCCCGAGTACGGATTATCCTGCCATGGTAGATCGGATAGACGCTATACTCAGAGCGAACCTCTTTGATCCTGATGCGTACGAAACCCCAGAGACACAACGCTTTCTTCGACAGCTTCGAGCGGGCAGCGGGAAGGCCCGGGATGATGCTGAATTCCTGATGGTATGGATGCTTGCTTCAAGGCACTTGAAATTTTCCCACTGCTACGTGGGGTGCAAACTCGATCCGGAGTTTGAGAATATTCTTGCAGAAATGTCTTCCATATCGCCACTCGTTCAGGGTGAGGATAAGGCCATCAGCGTAGTGGATGACGAGGGAATAGTGACCCTCCGAATCGCTTGCTTTGAAGGAGACTCGTATGATGGAATCGATGAAGCATTTAACGACATCGTCGAGCGGAATCCCCGGGGTCTTATCATCGACTTGCGCGACAACCCCGGAGGGACTTACATATCAGGCAGGGTCGCCGCTCACCTTATCGAGTCTTCAATAGACATGGGGGTATTCTTTGATCGCAGAGCGCGATCCCGGGTACTCGCCGGCGAGTTGAACGACTTTCCAACAGTGACATCCATATCCTCTGAGGATGAATTCAATTCCCTGATCCGGGAGCATGGTGCATTCGTGGGTACGATCGAGCCAGTCGATCCCATCTACGATGGTCCAGTCGTCGTGCTGGCGAACGGGAGCACAGCTTCCGCCTGTGAACCACTTGTTGCGGGACTGCAGGAGATCGGGCGGGCCACTGTCATCGGAGAGCAAACAGCTGCTGCAATGCTGTGGATTACAGAGCATGAGATTAACGAAGACTGGAACCTGTGGGTTCCAACTGTCGATTATCTGACCGGTCAGGGTGTTCGTCTCGATGGGAGGGGCGTTGTTCCTGATATCAAGGTGACCAGTGAAGATGCATCTCAGACTGCTCTTACATTCCTGAATACGTTGAGTCGGTAA